A region from the Rhizoctonia solani chromosome 13, complete sequence genome encodes:
- a CDS encoding kinesin motor domain protein, translating into MSLSAAAISKNYDALAQLISSWVEANPPNKDREVSEECKERAVTIALRTRPFLKSEGEGLLSGVHARGKNMWVHVPSSKWSGPTIQHKPFEGDFAFGPESASEEVYERLVVRPGIIDTVLGGGVGCILAYGQTGSGKTYTISSLEEIVSHDIFPAAESYASTHFANFPTAPRDVFAVGISMYELLGNKVTDLLDRDSPEVDIAEDKFGGIKVSAKVIPVTDAEELAKMIATAVSHRRTSTTLKNETSSRSYDLSFSLQPGRLVLVDLAGSERAADRTAHTKELMNEARLINTSLMALKDCVRGRALVEAERSKRGDVKKPVFDVEATRHSRTVIIAHVSPHLADASHSSNTLTYIAPFHVTATSQSAASSTTSPATWSNEAFRTWVTKTSSKIDSEKLVPFESGKQMCELEESVFIQRCLDSQNDGLDKPLTEAGAKAFYDKLWGMVVEAKRNSRPEELRTLMYNPPSTWSHFQVRDYIEKELPSVDLDKLMPTMAPNPRRGKDFINGMGEAEFILTVTSSNKDGEAVSIEHAKGLHTKLWKIENDTWNASRTEALTQRDPNGGNGAYDAFNEERLNDPAIYALVYGSQPPPPS; encoded by the exons ATGTCTCTTTCCGCTGCTGCAATCTCCAAAAACTATGATGCTTTAGCCCAGTTAATCTCGTCCTGGGTCGAAGCCAATCCCCCCAACAAAGACAGAGAAGTAAGTGAAGAGTGCAAGGAACGAGCAGTCACGATCGCGCTTCGAACGCGTCCGTTTCTCAAGAGCGAGGGTGAAGGATTGTTGAGTGGTGTACATGCGAGGGGGAAGAATATGTGGGTGCATGTGCCTAGTTCCAAG TGGAGTGGTCCAACAATTCAACACAAGCCGTTTGAGGGTGACTTTGCGTTTGGTCCTGAAAGTGCGAGTGAGGAGGTTTATGAGCGGTTGGTCGTCAGACCGGGT ATAATAGACACGGTGCTTGGAGGGGGAGTAGGATGTATCCTTGC ATACGGACAAACCGGATCGGGCAAG ACGTACACGATCTCGTCTCTGGAGGAGATTGTTTCACATGACATTTTCCCGGCCGCTGAATCCTATGCGTCCACTCATTTTGCCAACTTCCCTACTGCCCCAAGGGACGTGTTTGCGGTAGGGATCAGCATGTACGAGTTGCTCGGGAACAAGGTCACCGACTTATTGGATAGGGATAGCCCGGAGGTGGATATAGCCGAAGACAAG TTTGGAGGCATCAAAGTATCAGCCAAAGTTATTCCTGTAACTGACGCAGAAGAATTGGCCAAGATGATTGCTACTGCCGTGTCTCATAGGCGAACCTCCACAACGCTGAAAAATGAAACGTCTTCTCGCTCGTATGATTTGTCTTTTTCATTGC AACCTGGGCGTTTGGTTTTGGTTGATTTGGCAGGCTCAGAGCGCGCGGCGGATAGGACGGCACATACTAAGGAGTTGATGAATGAG GCTCGACTAATAAACACCTCACTCATGGCCCTGAAAGATTGTGTCCGGGGTCGTGCATTAGTCGAAGCTGAGCGTTCGAAGAGGGGTGACG TCAAAAAGCCTGTGTTCGACGTTGAAGCAACCCGCCATTCCAGGACAGTGATCATCGCGCATGTATCCCCGCATTTAGCTGATGCGTCACACTCCAGC AATACCCTAACATACATTGCTCCGTTCCACGTAACCGCGACTTCCCAATCGGCCGCTTCCTCCACAACGTCTCCAGCAACATGGTCAAACGAAGCTTTCCGCACCTGGGTGACTAAAACTTCCTCAAAAATTGATTCTGAGAAGCTTGTACCATTCGAATCGGGAAAACAAATGTGCGAATTAGAGGAGAGTGTGTTCATACAACGGTGTTTGGACTCCCAAAACGATGGGCTAGACAAACCGTTGACAGAAGCTGGTGCAAAAGCGTTTTATGATAAACTATGGGGAATGGTGG TTGAGGCAAAGCGAAATTCACGGCCCGAGGAGCTTCGGACTTTGATGTATAATCCCCCTTCGACCTGGTCGCATTTTCAAGTTAGAGATTACATAGAGAAAGAACTTCCTTCGGTTGACCTTGATAAGCTAATGCCTACTATGGCGCCTAACCCGAGGAGGGGAAAGGATTTCATCAACGGCATGG GAGAGGCAGAGTTTATCCTCACTGTGACTTCTTCGAACAAAGACGGCGAGGCTGTGAGTATAGAACATGCAAAGGGCCTTCACACTAAACTATGGAAAATCGAAA ACGATACTTGGAACGCGTCTCGTACCGAGGCTTTAACTCAACGGGATCCTAACGGAGGAAATGGTGCATATGATGCATTCAACGAGGAGCGGCTAAATGACCCCGCCATATATGCACTTGTTTACGGGAGtcaaccccccccccctagCTAG
- a CDS encoding kinesin motor domain protein, giving the protein MSLSITAIEKNHIILSKLIRTWLNDNPPFDSVPEVTSRAEKNAEEPKQVVTVALRTRPFLENEGGGNGKELLPGVHARGQRMFVHVPSSKWNGPTIQHKPFDSDLAFGPESGSEQVYESLVANPGLLETVLGGGVGCILAYGQDVFTVGISLYELLGNKATDLLSRGEVGDGATVDIAEDKFGEIRVSAKIIPVTSPEQLAGIVATAASHRRTSATLKNETSSRSHCILNIIISNNLVPSSEPGRLMMVDLAGSERAADRSAHTKDRMEEARLINTSLMALKDCVRGRALVEVERLKKGDGKVGFQHIPYRSSKLTLALKPVFDVEATRHCKMVVIAHVSPHLADASHSSNTLTYVSPFRVTTVSTPQITNSEASPITWSNNDFRTWVEKTSSKINAVKLAPFESGKQMCELEEQMFIQRCLESQKDELVGTSKALTEKGAKAFYDKLWGMIVVAKQNARPEELRTLAYNPPSMWSHFQVRDYIEKELPSVDLGKLVPTLVPNPRRGRDFIQDMGEAEFILTMTSSNKEGETIAVQEAKALHTKLWKIENDTWNATRATTLTQRQDPNAGTGMDDIFQFLDGQLDNPMVYGPGASGKADNTIPPSTTSLLFMDNTPEGIARRDEHIRRSQAQFEAQKAMLEREKAILEQWRKEHTEGDN; this is encoded by the exons ATGTCTCTATCCATCACTGCTATCGAGAAAAACCATATCATTTTGTCCAAGCTCATCAGGACCTGGCTCAATGACAACCCTCCTTTTGATTCTGTGCCTGAAGTTACGAGCAGGGCTGAAAAAAATGCTGAAGAACCCAAACAAGTTGTCACAGTTGCATTACGTACCCGCCCATTTCTTGAGAACGAAGGTGGCGGAAACGGAAAAGAGCTCTTGCCTGGTGTACACGCTCGAGGCCAAAGGATGTTTGTTCACGTTCCTTCATCAAAG TGGAACGGTCCAACAATCCAGCACAAGCCTTTTGACAGCGACCTGGCCTTTGGGCCGGAGAGTGGTAGCGAACAAGTATATGAATCACTAGTAGCGAATCCTGGT CTCTTAGAAACAGTTCTGGGTGGCGGAGTTGGATGTATTCTTGC GTACGGTCAG GATGTGTTCACGGTCGGCATCAGCCTATACGAACTCCTCGGAAACAAGGCGACAGACCTACTCAGTCGAGGCGAAGTTGGAGACGGGGCGACTGTTGATATTGCTGAGGACAAG TTTGGAGAAATACGCGTGTCGGCCAAAATCATACCTGTGACAAGCCCAGAACAATTGGCTGGAATAGTTGCCACTGCCGCGTCCCACCGACGCACTTCCGCTACCCTCAAGAACGAGACTTCATCCCGGTC ACACTGCATATTGAATATAATCATTTCAAACAATCTCGTACCATCTTCAGAGCCTGGACGCTTGATGATGGTGGATTTAGCCGGCTCAGAGCGCGCAGCAGATAGATCTGCTCATACAAAGGACAGGATGGAAGAA GCTCGATTGATCAACACCTCCCTCATGGCTCTGAAAGACTGTGTAAGGGGCCGTGCGTTAGTTGAGGTGGAGCGCTTGAAGAAAGGTGATGGAAAGGTCGGATTTCAGCATATACCCTATAG GAGCTCGAAATTGACACTAGCACTGAAG CCCGTGTTCGATGTTGAAGCTACACGCCATTGCAAAATGGTGGTCATTGCACACGTTTCCCCTCACCTGGCTGATGCCTCACACTCTAGT AACACTCTCACATATGTTTCACCGTTCCGCGTTACTACTGTGTCGACGCCACAAATTACCAACTCTGAAGCATCTCCAATCACATGGTCAAACAATGACTTCCGTACGTGGGTGGAAAAGACATCCTCCAAGATTAATGCTGTCAAATTGGCTCCCTTCGAGTCTGGAAAGCAAATGTGCGAGCTGGAGGAACAAATGTTTATACAGCGTTGCTTGGAATCGCAGAAAGATGAGCTGGTGGGAACGAGCAAGGCACTTACTGAAAAAGGTGCCAAAGCATTTTATGATAAGTTATGGGGGATGATCG TCGTGGCTAAGCAAAACGCTCGACCCGAGGAGCTCCGCACATTGGCGTACAATCCTCCCTCCATGTGGTCACACTTTCAAGTTAGAGACTATATTGAGAAGGAGCTACCTTCGGTCGATCTCGGAAAACTCGTGCCAACTCTAGTCCCTAACCCTCGTCGTGGGAGGGACTTTATTCAAGACATGG GTGAGGCTGAGTTTATCCTCACTATGACCTCTTCGAATAAAGAAGGAGAAACTATTGCCGTACAAGAAGCAAAGGCACTCCACACCAAGTTATGGAAGATTGAAA ACGATACATGGAATGCAACTCGCGCGACAACCCTTACACAACGACAGGATCCAAATGCGGGCACGGGAATGGACGATATATTCCAATTTCTGGACGGACAGCTCGATAACCCTATGGTGTATGGCCCGGGCGCTAGCGGCAAAGCTGACAATACGATCCCGCCTAGTACTACTTCTCTCTTATTTATGGACAATACACCAGAGGGCATAGCAAGGCGCGATGAGCATATACGGCGATCTCAAGCACAATTCGAAGCCCAGAAGGCGATGCTAGAGCGTGAGAAGGCTATACTTGAGCAATGGAGAAAAGAACACACCGAAGGCGATAATTAA
- a CDS encoding aspartyl protease, translated as MVWPLSLALLTATAQISIAYHPPVKINLSSRTKYDRLVGRALPKTTVPLENYFNGTDLQWHGEVQVGTPPQIFSVVFDTGSLDAVIPDHSCNSCLGHRTFSRNLSSTFNDYNESFYAEFATGVGVDPSISEWLIYAAAQDVVSVAGLPAVTLDMYLITDESAGFWAAPFDGIFGMGYKARGSFFQTLVQQGLDPVMGFWLTPLSMGQAEMTLGGVDESKIQGKRVDYIPIPGGAYGFWQLESSQFAVNGNTNHVLKRIRQVYFDSGTANLQFPKDTTEALYALISPKIKPVGTNGAYGLPCSEVSSIQARIDFTFNDQNGKPIILSVPPQELSVGPFTDNERMCQTLINAGYDQNFVGGSLLKHYYSIWDQGNARMGFAS; from the exons ATGGTGTGGCCACTTTCTCTTGCGCTTCTGACCGCGACAGCCCAAATCAGTATTGCCTACCACCCTCCAGTAAAGATAAACCTATCGAGTCGTACAAAATACGATCGTTTAGTTGGGCGGGCTTTACCGAAGACGACCGTTCCGCTAGAGAACTACTTTAACGGGACTGATCTGCA GTGGCATGGGGAGGTACAAGTAGGGACCCCTCCGCAAATTTTCAGCGTTGTTTTCGATACCGGAAGCCTCGATGCTGTAATCCCAG ACCATTCATGCAATTCCTGCCTAGGACATAGAACTTTCAGCCGCAATCTTTCCTCTACATTTAATGACTATAACGAATCCTTCTACGCTGAGTTTGCCACCGGCGTGGGCGTAGACCCCAGC ATTTCCGAATGGCTTATTTATGCGGCCGCTCAGGATGTAGTCTCGGTTGCTGGCTTGCCTGCGGTAACCCTAGATATGTATCTGATTACCGACGAGAGCGCAGGATTTTGGGCCGCCCCGTTTGATGGAATTTTTG GTATGGGCTATAAGGCTCGAGGGTCATTTTTCCAAACGCTGGTACAACAAGGGTTAGATC CTGTCATGGGCTTCTGGCTAACGCCATTATCAATGGGGCAAGCAGAAATGACCCTTGGAGGTGTGGATGAATCAAAGATTCAGGGAAAGAGAGTCGACTACATACCTATTCCCGGTGGGGCTTAT GGCTTTTGGCAATTAGAATCGAGTCAATTTGCGGTCAATGGAAACACTAACCATGTGCTGAAACGGATTCGCCAAGTCTACTTCGATTCGGGGACGGCCAAC CTTCAGTTCCCGAAGGATACTACGGAAGCACTATATGCGTTAATTTCTCCCAAGATTAAGCCAGTTGGGACGAATGGCGCGTATGGTCTACCATGCTCCGAAGTTTCATCGATCCAAGCCCGGATAGATTTCACCTTTAATGACCAGAACGGAAAG CCTATTATCCTTTCCGTGCCTCCACAAGAACTGAGTGTTGGCCCGTTCACAGACAACGAGAGGATGTGTCAGACGCTCATAAACGCAGGCTACGACCAGAACTTCGTTGGGGGGAGTTTGCTCAAGCACTACTACAGCATTTGGGATCAGGGTAATGCACGTATGGGTTTCGCGTCATGA